A DNA window from Stutzerimonas stutzeri contains the following coding sequences:
- a CDS encoding choline transporter, which translates to MNEAELSPHDSEAPADRINPVVFYGSAIAIVLFAVWTMFFTDRSLAVINTVLGWISNTFGWFYFLAVLLYLLFVVIVATSRYGKIRLGPDHSKPEFNVVTWAAMLFSAGIGIDLLFFCIAEPITQFIEPPVGEGGTTQAARHAMELTFLHWGLSGWGVYTLVGMSLAYFSFRQGLPLSIRSSLYPIFGKRIYGPIGHTVDTAAVLGTIFGIATSLGIGIIQLNFGLNYIFGIPEGTLTQAVLVVLIVVFSAISAATGVERGIRRLSEFNMLLAVLLLLFVLVVGDTVFLLNALVMNVGDYFSNFISLSLDTYAYRRPTDWLNAWTVFFWAWWIAWGPFVGLFLARISRGRTIREFVIGTLLLPLAFMMAWMSIMGNSAIEMVMGGALEFGQQAVSNPGSSIYLFLQSLPWAGLTTIVVTILAIVFFVTSGDSGSLVLSNFTSILKDVNSDAPVWMRILWAAIIGILTLALLIAGGLTALQGTVVIMGLPFSIVLLFMMYGLFKALHVEGVMADSYQKSLSGYLSGRATLEHTQMNWSQRLSRAMSFPSRSQIRRYLKDVCKPAMEEIQTALGEKGVPVEIVEGEPGNEHLALHVNLGSEQDFTYQIWPVRGTMPSFALRTQSGNADYYRLEVHLRQGSLGYDLMGYSRRQLIEDILDHYEHHMHFLHLQRENGGGESGMPNPGATPTA; encoded by the coding sequence ATGAACGAGGCTGAGCTCTCGCCCCACGATTCCGAAGCGCCTGCTGACCGAATCAATCCCGTAGTCTTCTACGGTTCTGCCATCGCCATTGTGTTGTTTGCCGTATGGACGATGTTTTTCACCGACCGCTCGTTGGCGGTCATCAATACGGTACTCGGCTGGATATCCAACACATTCGGCTGGTTCTACTTCCTCGCCGTGCTGCTCTATCTGTTATTCGTGGTGATCGTGGCGACCAGTCGCTACGGCAAGATCCGTCTCGGGCCGGATCACTCCAAGCCTGAGTTCAACGTGGTCACCTGGGCGGCGATGCTGTTCTCCGCCGGCATCGGCATTGACCTGCTGTTCTTCTGTATCGCCGAACCCATCACCCAGTTTATCGAGCCGCCGGTAGGTGAGGGCGGAACCACCCAGGCAGCGCGCCATGCGATGGAGCTGACCTTCCTGCACTGGGGCCTCTCCGGCTGGGGTGTCTACACACTGGTCGGCATGTCGCTGGCGTATTTCAGCTTCCGTCAGGGATTGCCGCTGTCGATTCGCTCGTCGCTGTACCCGATCTTCGGCAAGCGCATCTATGGCCCTATCGGCCACACCGTCGATACCGCCGCGGTACTGGGTACGATCTTCGGTATCGCCACCAGTCTGGGCATCGGCATCATCCAGCTGAACTTCGGCCTCAACTACATCTTTGGCATTCCGGAAGGCACACTCACCCAGGCGGTGCTGGTGGTGCTGATCGTGGTGTTTTCGGCGATCTCGGCGGCGACCGGGGTGGAGCGGGGGATTCGCCGGCTTTCCGAGTTCAACATGCTGCTGGCGGTTCTGCTGCTGCTGTTCGTGCTGGTGGTCGGTGACACGGTGTTCCTGCTCAACGCATTGGTGATGAATGTCGGTGATTATTTTTCCAACTTCATCAGCCTGTCGCTGGATACCTATGCCTACCGCCGTCCGACCGACTGGCTGAATGCCTGGACAGTGTTCTTCTGGGCCTGGTGGATTGCCTGGGGGCCGTTCGTAGGGCTGTTCCTGGCGCGGATTTCCCGCGGCCGCACCATCCGCGAGTTCGTCATCGGCACGCTGCTGCTGCCGCTGGCCTTTATGATGGCCTGGATGTCGATCATGGGTAACAGCGCCATCGAAATGGTCATGGGCGGTGCGCTCGAATTCGGCCAGCAGGCGGTGAGCAACCCTGGCTCGTCGATCTACCTCTTCCTGCAGAGCCTGCCGTGGGCCGGCCTTACCACCATCGTGGTGACCATCCTCGCAATCGTCTTCTTCGTCACCTCCGGCGACTCTGGCTCGCTGGTGCTGTCGAACTTCACCTCGATCCTCAAGGACGTCAACAGCGATGCGCCGGTGTGGATGCGCATCCTCTGGGCGGCGATCATCGGCATCCTCACCCTGGCGTTGCTGATCGCCGGTGGCCTGACCGCGCTGCAGGGCACCGTGGTGATCATGGGCCTGCCGTTCTCCATCGTGCTGCTGTTCATGATGTACGGGTTGTTCAAGGCATTGCACGTCGAAGGCGTCATGGCCGACAGCTACCAGAAGAGCCTGTCCGGCTACCTGTCCGGTCGCGCCACGCTTGAACATACGCAGATGAACTGGAGCCAGCGCCTGTCTCGAGCGATGAGCTTCCCCAGCCGCTCGCAGATCCGTCGCTACCTGAAGGACGTCTGCAAGCCAGCGATGGAAGAGATCCAGACGGCGCTGGGCGAGAAGGGCGTGCCGGTGGAGATCGTCGAAGGCGAACCGGGCAACGAGCACCTGGCGCTGCACGTCAATCTGGGCAGCGAGCAGGACTTCACCTACCAGATCTGGCCCGTGCGCGGCACGATGCCGTCCTTTGCCCTGCGCACGCAGAGCGGCAACGCGGACTACTACCGGCTCGAGGTGCATTTGCGCCAGGGCAGCCTGGGTTACGACCTGATGGGCTACTCCCGGCGCCAACTGATCGAGGACATCCTCGACCACTACGAGCACCACATGCACTTCCTGCATCTGCAACGCGAAAACGGTGGTGGTGAAAGCGGCATGCC